The following is a genomic window from Staphylococcus saccharolyticus.
TTATAATCTTTGCCTTTCGCAATAGATAAGCCACCAGTTGAATGGTCAGCTGTTGCTACAACCAGCGTATCTTTGTGTGTTTCAGCATAATTAATGGCATTATCGAAAGCGGTTTCGAAACCTGACATTTCTGACATAACTCCAGTGATATCGTTAGGGTGTGCAGCTTTATCAATAGATGCACCTTCAACCATTAAGAAGAATCCTTTATTGTTTTTGCTTAATTTGTTTAAAGCACTATTTTCCATATCTACTAGTAATGGATTTGATTTTGGTGCATCAATTTGTAATGGCATATCTTTTTCTGAGAACGTACCTAGCACTTTGTTACTTTGCGAGTTATTTAATTCACTCTTATTAGAAACTAAATCATAGCCATCTCTTTTAAATTTTTTATCAAGGTTACCATTGTTTTTACCAAAGTATTTAGAACCGCCACCTAACATAACATCAACTTTGTGTTGGCCATTAATTCTATCTTTATAAAATTGTTGTGCGATATCATCTTTTTTATCTCGAGAATCAATATGAGCTGCATACACTGAAGGTGTTGCGTCAGTTAATTCAGTTGTTATAACTAATCCAGTAGATTTACCTTGTTCTTTTGCTTGTTCAAGTACAGATTTTACAGGTTTTTTATTTGTGTCAACACTAATTGCACCATTGTATGTTTTGTGACCAGTTGCAAAGGCTGTACCACCAGCAGCTGAGTCTGTTACATTTTCTTTAGGATCATTTGGATAAGTGCGGTTTGTTCCTTTTAAGTATTTATCAAAAGCAGTAGGTTTTAGTGTTTTAGCACCTGATTTGTTTTTGTAATAGCGATAGGCTGTATTAAATGATGGTCCCATGCCATCGCTAACCATGAAAATAACATTTTTAGGATTTTTTGTGTTACCGAAGGCAATCGCTCTGTCTTGTCCTTGTTGGCCTTGGGCATTTTCATCTAGACTTGCACTGCTATCTGATGCAAATGATACATTCGCTACACCTAATATTGTCGCTGCTACCATTGAAGTAGCTATCGTAGTTTTACCAAATTTGTTTATCAAACGCATAATTAAATTGCCCCCTGATATTTAAATATGTATTACAATGTCAGTATAGAATACGAGTTTTGACTAAAAGTAACGTTTAAGTAAATTAAATGTAAATATATATTATTCGAAAAATAATTTAAAAACATATTGCATAAAATTGGTTAGAACTTAGTTTTGAATTTAGGCACAATTTATAAAAATTGAACTCGACAGAAGTTTAAAATATTGTTAAATAGTGTGTAGTCAAAAAATATATTTTCCTGAGTTAAACATGTAAAATAAAGGTAAACAGTTTTTACTATTATTAGTAGTTAATATTTCTAAAAGAGGGTG
Proteins encoded in this region:
- a CDS encoding alkaline phosphatase encodes the protein MRLINKFGKTTIATSMVAATILGVANVSFASDSSASLDENAQGQQGQDRAIAFGNTKNPKNVIFMVSDGMGPSFNTAYRYYKNKSGAKTLKPTAFDKYLKGTNRTYPNDPKENVTDSAAGGTAFATGHKTYNGAISVDTNKKPVKSVLEQAKEQGKSTGLVITTELTDATPSVYAAHIDSRDKKDDIAQQFYKDRINGQHKVDVMLGGGSKYFGKNNGNLDKKFKRDGYDLVSNKSELNNSQSNKVLGTFSEKDMPLQIDAPKSNPLLVDMENSALNKLSKNNKGFFLMVEGASIDKAAHPNDITGVMSEMSGFETAFDNAINYAETHKDTLVVATADHSTGGLSIAKGKDYKWNPEAIHKMKHSGMYMTKQIVAGKDPEKVINEGYGINFPSQQLDKVKEAAKELHKLPKEGKGEKDEKVVAQTTKLQNAIQKPINDESHTGWTTNGHTGVDVNTYAYGPGSSKFKGNMENTQSAKNIFDFFKKDITSNQNQQ